In a genomic window of Wyeomyia smithii strain HCP4-BCI-WySm-NY-G18 chromosome 1, ASM2978416v1, whole genome shotgun sequence:
- the LOC129723523 gene encoding tubby-related protein 4, producing MHLHFEKNTNTKCDCSILSLSWMGKVPDDIPEEEGWKLNRTNYYQEGWLATGNVRGIVGVTFTTSHCKKSVDYPLRTNYNLRGHRSDVILVKWNEPYQKLASCDSSGIIFVWIKYEGRWSVELINDRNTPVTHFSWSHDGRMALICYQDGFVLVGSVAGQRYWSSMLNLDATITCGIWTPDDQQVYFGTTQGQIIVMDVHGAMVSQVQLCSEVGITSMAWSCEKFKMEEGEDTEPGVTNASKRSFVLAVSFQNGYIYLLKSFDDISPCHIHTGMNGALGFVMEWSNSRELLAVAGSEIVPGLDQNEAHGTQVYNNLLKFFTESGNLLYSAKIPCTTTPVSALTWGHNDKRIFIATGTQVHIAWVSRRVASLQLFCRLQVQSSLSSEAMLPKLPLPGRIKALIGNLFAQTIRCCVPDLRSLREFVSRPPICSTRLHCTMIRHDDDANQSSGTCYTLYLEFLGGLVPLLKGKRTSKIRPEFVIFDPQVDEISSFCMHSSDSTTTSTTKSSSASSHSTTGTNGRSESSESDVDDGCRSPRLSRKRKARTKKRHPSSSDRSPNQNSDSAETNEELAYLDTLPEHVKLVEVTSNIWGTKFKIHGLAKTLPANLGQVTYKTSLLHLQPRQMTLVVTELRDDFPTGPDPNFNPNIFSEDEEEHNQPHAPSGLRKHGEAAPPIAPMSPRPNRFPSRPRRQTPSSLAAISNSRPALPQLGPLARAESYEDDTDGADSGEPSRPVATPPRQGISYSSLVSQCSRPSSASSSQSRVAISPLYCEGSVPTLQSPKNAVAPSDIIFDRPPAGQTTLMSYSSNTDYVNNVVQVKNALMSSDHNRANNQSHVNPVPLNLNLNLERMEAKASSSRDPTHSAPGSSKQVVSKKQNLKFIDEETPTNASTPAVPEPSASGIATKPETSMKRTPTVVSMVPVVASGIPESITRSCSVGYLDNIEIVPSDAVLSMMRKETPYKRLVLVDKKRQKKYKKNYDDLKKTRLRQDCKSKSLDSCDILQDSPNLNRDLINLFRQMPKVNELSENETEYSSSDQIERMRPAQATGNGSSTKRRPSVKFPGITGATQPISRTPILNRKEKPKSCSVCETISPTVNSTESVCVKCRKSGNAVDRENNSLDEQQNHIYVDIVSAKPPQAPPKAKRSILEQYISSAYSNNGDLVLKDVPNGAGCSKSLFDRKNNNSNSNSNNNNSSSSSNGESNGACSTPKSKIRKNFEIVTSFTDSPLFSRRHRSLNRSDSSKLQSENSTPVMGRKTEESGDSRKGRKKEESPRRHRRNESCPGPSGENNNGDGPSLQPVEITPVEQKASVSLHAQALTTLENIISRLRDLDEGRLTPPSSPASQRLPRSSPASPAPSKKSKRHQSASPIRHILNSPLLNRRQRKKQQTDVSSDDENQTQNQTDDSSGGSGGSKQYRDLETFQKAQLRQKLKRGKIEPNGVASSSLPQAPVRREFVMHNKAPMWNENSQVYQLDFGGRVTQESAKNFQIEFRGKQVMQFGRIDGNAYTLDFQYPFSALQAFAVALANVTQRLK from the exons GAGGAAGGCTGGAAGTTGAATCGCACCAACTACTATCAGGAGGGCTGGCTGGCGACGGGCAACGTGCGAGGGATAGTCGGAGTTACCTTCACCACGTCACATTGCAAAAAGAGTGTCGATTACCCGCTGCGGACAAACTACAACCTACGGGGACATCGATCAGAC GTAATTCTGGTGAAATGGAACGAACCATACCAGAAGCTAGCTAGCTGTGACAGCTCCGGTATTATCTTCGTCTGGATAAAGTACGAGGGTCGGTGGAGCGTGGAACTGATAAACGACAGGAACACACCAGTAACGCATTTTTCCTGGTCGCACGATGGACGGATGGCGCTGATATGCTACCAG GACGGTTTCGTGTTAGTTGGTTCTGTTGCCGGTCAACGTTACTGGTCTTCGATGCTCAATCTGGACGCTACAATCACCTGTGGCATCTGGACTCCGGATGATCAACAGGTCTATTTCGGTACCACTCAGGGTCAGATTATTGTGATGGACGTACACGGTGCGATGGTTTCCCAGGTGCAGCTGTGCTCGGAAGTTGGCATTACCTCTATGGCGTGGTCCTGCGAGAAGTTTAAAATGGAGGAAGGCGAAGACACCGAACCGGGCGTTACTAATGCCT cgaAACGATCGTTTGTATTGGCGGTAAGCTTCCAGAACGGCTATATCTACCTACTGAAGTCATTCGACGATATTTCCCCGTGCCACATTCATACCGGAATGAATGGAGCTCTGGGTTTTGTGATGGAATGGAGTAACTCACGGGAGTTACTTGCAGTAGCTGGAAGCGAAATCGTTCCTGGTTTAGATCAAAACGAAGCACACGGGACACAAGTTTATAATAATCTGTTGAAATTTTTCACTGAATCAGGAAATTTGCTCTACTCTGCAAAAATACCTTGCACTACG ACTCCCGTCTCCGCTTTGACTTGGGGTCACAACGACAAACGAATCTTCATTGCTACGGGAACCCAAGTTCACATTGCCTGGGTATCACGAAGGGTTGCGTCATTGCAACTGTTCTGTCGACTGCAGGTGCAATCATCGCTCAGTTCGGAAGCGATGCTACCAAAACTACCACTTCCCGGACGAATCAAGGCGTTAATTGGCAATTTATTTGCACAAACAATCAGG TGTTGTGTTCCCGATTTACGGTCACTGCGGGAGTTTGTTTCCCGACCTCCTATCTGCTCGACCCGTTTGCACTGCACAATGATTCGACATGACGACGATGCCAACCAAAGCTCGGGTACCTGTTACACACTTTATCTAGAGTTTCTTGGAGGCCTAGTACCGTTGCTAAAGGGCAAACGAACGTCCAAAATTCGACCggaatttgttatttttgatccCCAGGTTGATG aaatctcCAGCTTTTGTATGCATTCCTCGGATTCGACAACAACCAGCACTACTAAGAGTTCATCGGCATCGAGTCATTCGACCACTGGCACTAATGGACGCTCGGAAAGTTCAGAAAGCGACGTCGATGATGGTTGTC GTTCACCAAGACTATCCAGAAAGCGAAAAGCGCGCACGAAAAAACGTCATCCCAGCAGTAGCGATCGATCTCCGAACCAGAACTCCGACAGCGCGGAGACGAATGAGGAGTTGGCATACCTTGACACTCTGCCCGAG CACGTTAAACTTGTTGAAGTTACATCCAACATTTGGGGAACGAAGTTTAAAATCCACGGCCTGGCAAAGACACTACCCGCAAACCTGGGTCAGGTTACGTATAAAACTTCGCTGCTGCACTTGCAGCCTCGTCAGATGACCCTTGTCGTGACTGAGCTGCGAGACGATTTCCCAACCGGACCCGATCCGAACTTCAACCCAAACATTTTCTCTGAGGACGAAGAGGAACATAATCAACCGCATGCTCCCTCTGGGCTACGAAAGCATGGAGAGGCGGCACCTCCAATCGCTCCAATGTCCCCTCGACCAAATCGGTTTCCATCGCGCCCCCGTCGGCAAACTCCATCCTCATTGGCTGCAATTTCTAACTCGCGCCCTGCATTACCGCAACTCGGACCACTCGCTCGGGCAGAATCCTACGAAGACGACACCGATGGTGCTGATTCTGGCGAACCGTCCAGACCGGTAGCGACACCACCTCGTCAAGGTATCAGTTATTCTAGCTTAGTTAGCCAATGCAGCAGACCCTCGTCTGCTTCTAGCAGCCAATCTCGCGTTGCCATCTCACCATTATACTGTGAAGGATCCGTTCCAACACTGCAATCACCAAAGAATGCTGTCGCACCTAGCGACATTATCTTCGATAGGCCACCGGCCGGTCAGACAACCCTGATGAGCTATTCCAGTAATACCGACTACGTGAACAATGTTGTTCAGGTGAAAAATGCTCTTATGTCCTCGGATCACAATCGAGCCAACAATCAGTCGCATGTTAATCCGGTTCCTCTAAATCTTAATCTTAATCTCGAAAGAATGGAAGCGAAAGCTAGTAGCAGCAGAGATCCTACACATTCCGCTCCAGGAAGCAGCAAGCAAGTAGTTTCTAAGAAGCAGAACCTAAAATTTATCGATGAAGAAACACCAACCAATGCAAGCACACCGGCAGTACCGGAACCGAGTGCCAGTGGGATAGCAACTAAACCCGAAACTAGTATGAAACGGACTCCCACAGTAGTCTCGATGGTACCGGTAGTAGCTAGTGGAATTCCAGAATCCATCACGCGCAGCTGTAGTGTAGGCTATCTAGACAATATAGAAATAGTTCCAAGCGATGCCGTACTATCGATGATGCGCAAAGAAACCCCCTACAAAAGGTTGGTGCTGGTGGACAAAAAGCGTCagaaaaaatacaagaaaaactaTGACGATCTGAAGAAAACCCGTCTCCGACAGGACTGCAAATCCAAGAGCCTGGATTCTTGCGATATTTTGCAGGACTCGCCAAACCTAAACCGTGATCTGATCAATCTTTTCCGCCAGATGCCCAAAGTGAATGAACTATCAGAGAACGAGACTGAATACTCATCTTCCGACCAGATCGAGCGAATGCGTCCTGCCCAAGCGACGGGCAACGGCAGCTCGACAAAGCGCCGCCCTTCGGTGAAATTTCCAGGGATAACTGGAGCTACTCAACCGATATCCAGGACCCCCATTTTGAACCGAAAGGAGAAACCCAAGAGTTGCTCCGTCTGCGAAACGATTTCACCAACCGTCAACTCCACGGAATCGGTTTGCGTTAAATGCCGTAAAAGCGGGAATGCTGTTGATAGGGAAAACAATAGCCTAGACGAGCAGCAAAATCACATTTATGTTGATATTGTCAGTGCAAAACCACCACAAGCTCCTCCGAAGGCGAAGCGTTCTATTCTGGAGCAGTACATTAGTTCGGCTTATAGTAATAATGGAGATTTAGTGCTGAAGGATGTTCCTAATGGTGCAGGGTGTAGTAAAAGCTTATTCgatagaaaaaataataatagtaatagcaacagtaacaacaacaacagtagcAGCAGTAGTAATGGAGAAAGTAATGGAGCATGCAGTACACCAAAGTCGAAGATAAGAAAGAACTTCGAAATCGTTACAAGTTTTACGGACAGCCCACTGTTCAGTAGGAGACATCGTTCTTTAAATCGAAGTGACTCATCAAAGCTTCAGAGCGAAAACAGCACACCGGTTATGGGCCGAAAGACGGAAGAAAGTGGTGACAGCCGTAAAGGTCGCAAAAAGGAAGAATCGCCTAGGCGACATCGTCGAAACGAAAGCTGTCCGGGGCCGAGCGGTGAAAACAACAACGGCGACGGACCGTCCCTGCAGCCGGTCGAAATTACACCCGTCGAACAGAAAGCATCCGTTTCACTGCACGCGCAAGCACTCACCACTCTGGAGAACATAATCAGCCGACTGCGAGATCTGGACGAAGGTCGGCTAACACCACCCTCTTCACCCGCGAGCCAACGATTGCCGCGAAGTTCGCCGGCATCTCCGGCACCTAGCAAAAAGAGCAAACGACACCAAAGTGCTTCTCCGATTAGGCACATCCTTAACTCGCCCCTGCTGAACCGTCGCCAGCGGAAAAAACAGCAAACCGACGTTAGTTCCGATGACGAAAATCAAACCCAAAATCAAACCGATGATAGCAGCGGTGGCAGCGGGGGTAGCAAGCAGTACCGGGACTTGGAGACCTTCCAGAAGGCGCAGTTGCGGCAAAAG